One window from the genome of Kaistella carnis encodes:
- a CDS encoding GNAT family N-acetyltransferase, protein MKYENNRSGNGGVLTLNKEDEEVGRLTYTIFPDENKLVISYVLVHSKFEGKGMGKYLVEEGIKFARENNWKVYPHCSYARSVMHRMKDADDILLEH, encoded by the coding sequence ATGAAATACGAAAATAACAGATCAGGAAATGGAGGCGTTTTAACTTTGAATAAAGAAGACGAAGAAGTGGGCAGATTAACCTACACCATTTTCCCCGACGAAAATAAATTAGTAATCTCTTACGTTTTGGTTCATTCAAAATTTGAAGGAAAAGGAATGGGAAAATATTTGGTCGAAGAAGGCATCAAATTCGCCCGGGAAAACAACTGGAAAGTTTATCCACATTGTTCTTATGCGCGTTCCGTTATGCACAGAATGAAAGATGCTGATGATATTTTATTAGAACATTAA
- the speB gene encoding agmatinase translates to MKTYADIPEENAQLETSKVMLVTVPYDGTSTWGKGADKGPELFLDASENMELYDIETGTEPYLEGVYLAGEISEKSSPEAMTEAVYQKTKELLANDGKLFTLFGGEHSVSIGSIRAVGEKYENLTVLQLDAHTDLRPDFHGSTSNHACAVYEASQKHNLVQVGIRSCDIEEMQYVNKEQCFWAHQIANNENWINDVLEKVSGNVYITIDLDAFDPSIAPSTGTPEPGGLQWYPTLELLRKVFEKCNVVAFDIVELMDSPMPKPTAFLAAKLYYKMLAYYHINKN, encoded by the coding sequence ATGAAAACATACGCAGATATTCCGGAAGAAAATGCTCAACTGGAAACCTCAAAAGTAATGCTGGTAACCGTTCCTTATGATGGAACTTCCACTTGGGGAAAAGGTGCTGATAAAGGACCGGAACTTTTTTTAGACGCTTCCGAAAACATGGAATTGTACGATATTGAAACCGGAACCGAGCCTTATTTAGAAGGTGTTTATCTGGCTGGTGAAATCTCCGAGAAATCTTCTCCTGAAGCGATGACCGAAGCGGTTTATCAAAAAACGAAAGAACTCCTTGCAAACGACGGAAAATTATTTACTCTTTTTGGGGGTGAACATTCGGTGTCAATTGGATCGATTCGCGCGGTTGGTGAGAAATATGAAAACTTAACGGTTTTGCAATTGGATGCGCACACCGATTTACGTCCGGATTTTCATGGTTCAACTTCTAATCATGCTTGTGCAGTGTATGAAGCGAGCCAAAAACATAATTTGGTTCAGGTCGGAATTCGTTCTTGCGACATCGAGGAAATGCAGTATGTGAACAAAGAACAGTGTTTCTGGGCGCACCAAATTGCAAACAACGAAAACTGGATCAATGACGTTTTGGAAAAAGTTTCCGGAAACGTTTATATTACGATTGATTTAGATGCATTTGATCCTTCAATTGCTCCGTCAACAGGAACTCCGGAACCGGGCGGTTTGCAATGGTATCCAACTTTGGAGTTGTTGAGAAAAGTATTTGAAAAATGCAATGTGGTGGCTTTTGACATTGTAGAATTGATGGATTCTCCGATGCCGAAACCTACTGCTTTCTTAGCAGCGAAATTGTATTATAAAATGTTGGCGTATTATCACATCAATAAGAATTAA
- a CDS encoding DUF2089 family protein: MKLPIFCPSCESSLNVSQMKCNHCDTTVNGNYDLPLYLKLGRDEQDFILAFFLSSGSIKEMAKQAELSYPTMRNKMDDLIEKIKQLKTL, translated from the coding sequence ATGAAACTCCCTATATTTTGTCCAAGTTGTGAAAGTTCACTCAATGTAAGTCAGATGAAATGTAATCATTGTGACACAACGGTGAACGGAAATTATGATTTACCGCTTTACTTAAAGTTAGGTCGAGATGAGCAGGATTTTATTCTTGCATTTTTCCTGTCCAGCGGCAGTATTAAAGAAATGGCCAAGCAGGCCGAACTTTCTTACCCAACGATGCGAAATAAAATGGATGATCTCATCGAAAAAATCAAACAATTAAAAACTCTTTAA
- a CDS encoding YIP1 family protein, translated as MNWKYIFNPFLKFSERNLLIIGVLSVIAGSLIGKYFSATYDGIFDAHSSPNTFINSLKENAINILTIFVLLVILGKVIYPKTRFIDIINISLIYRIPIYISSTLISLPLFDKISEQVLNNKDHLENLKFDTMELISIMAVSSILMIFLIYAIVLLVNGFRTATNLKKWQYYIYFAIALIIAEVLSKVLINNL; from the coding sequence ATGAACTGGAAATATATTTTCAACCCGTTTTTAAAATTCTCCGAAAGAAATTTACTGATTATCGGAGTTCTGTCTGTAATCGCTGGAAGTCTTATTGGGAAATACTTTTCGGCAACTTATGATGGTATTTTTGATGCACATTCTTCGCCGAATACTTTTATAAATTCATTAAAAGAAAACGCCATAAATATTTTGACGATTTTCGTTCTGTTGGTTATTTTAGGAAAAGTGATTTATCCAAAAACTCGATTCATCGATATAATTAATATTTCGCTGATTTACAGAATTCCGATTTACATTTCAAGTACTTTAATCAGTCTTCCTCTTTTCGATAAGATATCGGAACAAGTTTTAAATAATAAAGATCATTTAGAAAATTTAAAATTTGACACCATGGAACTTATTTCCATTATGGCAGTTTCTTCAATTTTAATGATCTTTTTGATTTATGCCATCGTACTTTTGGTTAATGGATTCAGAACGGCAACAAATCTGAAAAAATGGCAATACTATATTTATTTCGCAATCGCCTTGATTATTGCCGAAGTACTTTCTAAAGTCCTTATTAATAACCTTTAA
- a CDS encoding alpha/beta hydrolase family protein: MKTKFVFIALLLMFQNLFSQNITGSWYGTLDVQGQKLPLVFHIEKEGNDLKSTFDSPTQGAKGIPIQKTLFENNELTFNASNLGITFSGKLNTQKIYGIFSQSGMNFPLILTRNAETTTVSRPQTPKPPFSYNSDDVTLKNETEGNLLAGTLATPKNFNKNQPILVMITGSGAQDRNEEMFEHKPFLVIADDLAKKGIATLRLDDRGIGGSEKGKEGATSEDFATDINSAVNYLVKNGYKNIGLIGHSEGGMIAPMVADLNKNVKFLVLLAAPGIPILDLVLDQNKKLAEITNLPQAAIDDVLAIKSKTFSYAKNYKGKDFKTDFTKYLEEHFPKMTAQEREPYIAQMSSEWFLYFIKFNPDDYLSKVKIPVLAVDGSLDMQVSAKENLAGIKKSLIKAGNKKFEVLEFEGLNHLFQTATTGNPSEYGQIEETFSPKVLDKISSWILALK, translated from the coding sequence ATGAAAACAAAATTCGTCTTCATTGCATTATTACTAATGTTCCAAAATCTTTTCTCCCAAAATATTACGGGGTCTTGGTACGGAACCCTAGATGTTCAGGGACAAAAACTGCCTTTGGTATTTCATATCGAAAAAGAAGGAAATGATTTAAAATCAACCTTTGACAGTCCAACACAGGGAGCAAAAGGAATTCCGATTCAGAAAACTTTATTTGAAAATAACGAATTGACGTTTAATGCTTCTAACTTAGGAATTACTTTTAGTGGTAAATTAAACACTCAAAAAATTTACGGAATTTTTTCCCAAAGCGGAATGAACTTTCCTTTGATTCTTACAAGAAACGCAGAAACAACAACTGTCAGCCGGCCGCAGACTCCCAAACCACCTTTTAGTTACAACAGCGATGACGTCACTCTTAAAAATGAAACGGAGGGAAATCTACTTGCGGGAACACTGGCTACTCCTAAAAACTTCAATAAAAACCAACCGATTTTAGTAATGATTACCGGAAGTGGTGCACAGGATCGAAATGAAGAAATGTTCGAGCATAAACCATTTTTAGTCATTGCAGATGATTTGGCTAAAAAAGGAATTGCCACTTTACGTTTGGACGACCGCGGAATTGGCGGATCAGAAAAAGGAAAAGAAGGTGCCACCTCAGAAGATTTTGCGACAGATATAAATTCAGCCGTGAACTATCTCGTAAAAAACGGTTACAAAAACATTGGATTAATCGGTCATTCGGAAGGTGGAATGATTGCGCCGATGGTTGCAGATCTGAATAAAAATGTAAAATTTTTAGTTCTTCTTGCCGCCCCCGGAATTCCAATTCTGGACCTGGTTTTGGATCAAAATAAAAAACTGGCAGAAATTACAAATTTACCACAAGCCGCGATTGATGACGTATTGGCGATAAAATCGAAAACATTTTCGTACGCAAAAAACTATAAAGGAAAAGATTTCAAAACAGACTTTACTAAATATCTGGAAGAACATTTCCCTAAAATGACAGCGCAGGAAAGAGAACCTTACATCGCTCAAATGTCGTCGGAGTGGTTTCTGTATTTCATCAAGTTTAATCCGGATGATTATTTATCCAAAGTTAAAATCCCAGTTTTGGCAGTAGACGGAAGTTTGGATATGCAGGTTTCGGCAAAAGAAAATTTAGCAGGAATTAAAAAATCTTTAATAAAAGCAGGAAATAAAAAGTTTGAAGTCCTGGAATTTGAAGGTCTAAATCATCTTTTCCAAACGGCTACAACAGGCAATCCATCTGAATACGGACAAATCGAGGAAACCTTTTCACCTAAAGTTTTGGACAAAATCAGTTCGTGGATTTTAGCATTAAAATGA
- a CDS encoding DUF5808 domain-containing protein has product MKTNSNIGDVNNPDHWILGLFYFNKNDQRSFPPKRFKYLGWTINFANPYSIFAYLILIGAMLAIFYVLRN; this is encoded by the coding sequence ATGAAAACTAACAGCAATATAGGAGACGTTAACAATCCAGATCATTGGATTTTAGGGCTTTTCTACTTCAACAAAAATGATCAGCGATCATTTCCACCTAAAAGATTTAAATACTTAGGCTGGACGATCAATTTTGCAAATCCTTATTCTATTTTTGCATATTTAATTTTAATCGGTGCTATGCTAGCAATTTTTTATGTACTCCGAAACTAA
- a CDS encoding HAD family hydrolase, which produces MPLKAVLFDMDGVIVDTEPLHRKAYFSTFDDLEIEVSEELYTSFTGASTKKVCTTLIEKFQLRQSHEELALIKRKYFRHFFYNDEDFNLLPGVKSLIENYFDNNIKLVLASSASMVTIDMVFEKFDLEKYFIGKISGADLKESKPHPEIFLLASEIADESKENCMVIEDSTNGIIAAHSAAIFCTAYKSEHSVGQNYEKANLVISDFSEIEFQKVEKYF; this is translated from the coding sequence ATGCCATTAAAAGCAGTGCTATTCGATATGGACGGTGTCATCGTTGACACCGAGCCACTCCATCGCAAAGCCTATTTCAGCACGTTCGATGATTTGGAAATTGAAGTTTCCGAAGAATTGTATACTTCGTTTACCGGAGCATCGACTAAGAAAGTTTGCACTACTTTAATCGAAAAATTTCAGTTAAGGCAATCGCATGAAGAGTTGGCGCTAATTAAGAGAAAGTATTTCAGACACTTTTTTTATAATGACGAAGATTTTAATTTACTTCCGGGAGTTAAAAGTTTGATTGAAAATTATTTTGATAATAACATTAAACTCGTTTTGGCTTCTTCTGCAAGCATGGTTACGATTGATATGGTTTTTGAGAAATTTGATCTGGAAAAATATTTCATTGGGAAAATTAGTGGCGCAGATTTAAAAGAATCTAAACCTCATCCGGAAATTTTTCTTTTAGCGTCTGAAATTGCTGATGAATCAAAGGAAAACTGTATGGTTATCGAAGATTCTACAAACGGAATTATCGCCGCTCATTCTGCGGCGATTTTCTGTACAGCTTATAAAAGTGAACATTCTGTTGGCCAGAATTATGAGAAAGCGAATCTGGTCATTTCAGACTTTTCGGAGATTGAGTTTCAGAAAGTAGAAAAATATTTTTGA
- a CDS encoding type III PLP-dependent enzyme domain-containing protein, translating to MKIKYSELIDQTLYFPTEEFSVTENTLQFHDIPLMEVVEKFGTPLKFNYLPKISMNIQRAKAWFKEAFEINDYKKDYRYCYCTKSSHFAFVLEEALKNDISLETSSAYDIDIVKSLYEKGKFDKTVEVICNGFKTDDYLAKISDLINHGFQNITPILDNYRELDKLTESIDTNFNIGIRIASEEEPKFEFYTSRLGIGYKDIIPYYSQKIADHPNARLKMLHFFINTGIKDTAYYWNELYKCLRVYARLKKIAPEVDSLNIGGGFPIKTSLNFDYDYQYMVNEIVSQIKKFCEEEGVEEPNIYTEFGSFTVGESGGHLYKIISQKRQNDREKWNMIDSSFMTTLPDTWAISRKFIMLPLNRWEDTYERVFLGGLTCDSDDYYNSEQHTNAIYLPVFSDTKPLYIGFFNTGAYQETIGGYGGVHHCLMPQPKHILIDKDEEGNFTYTVFREEQKPEDVLKLLGY from the coding sequence ATGAAAATTAAATATTCAGAGCTCATCGACCAAACTTTGTATTTTCCGACCGAAGAATTCAGCGTCACCGAAAATACACTTCAATTTCATGATATACCGCTCATGGAGGTGGTAGAAAAGTTTGGGACCCCTTTGAAATTTAATTATCTGCCGAAAATTTCTATGAATATTCAGCGGGCAAAAGCCTGGTTCAAAGAAGCTTTTGAAATCAATGATTACAAAAAGGATTACAGATATTGCTATTGCACCAAATCAAGCCATTTCGCTTTTGTATTAGAAGAAGCTTTGAAGAATGATATTTCCCTTGAAACCTCGTCTGCGTATGATATCGACATCGTAAAATCTCTTTATGAAAAAGGGAAATTCGATAAAACGGTTGAAGTAATTTGCAACGGTTTTAAAACGGATGATTATTTAGCAAAGATTTCCGATTTGATCAACCACGGTTTTCAAAATATAACTCCGATTCTGGATAACTATAGAGAACTTGATAAACTCACGGAAAGTATTGATACCAATTTTAATATTGGAATTAGAATCGCTTCCGAAGAGGAACCTAAATTTGAATTTTATACATCTCGATTAGGGATTGGGTACAAAGATATTATTCCATATTACAGCCAGAAAATTGCAGATCATCCGAATGCGCGATTGAAAATGCTGCACTTTTTCATTAATACCGGAATTAAAGATACCGCTTATTACTGGAATGAATTATATAAATGTTTACGCGTTTACGCCCGTTTGAAAAAAATCGCTCCGGAAGTTGATTCCCTCAATATTGGTGGTGGTTTCCCTATTAAAACTTCTTTGAATTTCGATTACGATTACCAATATATGGTCAACGAAATCGTGTCTCAAATCAAAAAATTCTGTGAAGAAGAAGGCGTGGAAGAACCAAACATTTACACCGAATTCGGTAGTTTTACGGTTGGTGAAAGTGGCGGTCACCTTTATAAAATTATCTCTCAGAAACGTCAGAATGACCGTGAAAAATGGAACATGATCGATTCTTCTTTCATGACCACTTTACCAGACACCTGGGCGATTTCACGCAAGTTCATCATGCTTCCGCTTAACCGTTGGGAAGATACATATGAACGCGTTTTCTTAGGTGGTTTGACTTGTGATTCCGATGACTATTACAATTCTGAGCAGCATACCAACGCGATTTATTTACCGGTTTTCAGCGATACAAAGCCGCTCTATATTGGCTTTTTCAATACGGGCGCTTACCAGGAAACCATTGGTGGTTACGGCGGAGTTCACCACTGTTTGATGCCGCAGCCGAAACATATTTTGATCGATAAAGACGAAGAAGGAAACTTTACATATACCGTTTTCCGGGAAGAACAAAAACCGGAAGATGTCTTAAAATTACTAGGATATTAA
- a CDS encoding thiamine diphosphokinase, translating to MTDKALLFINGIPPKNLPEITEYSLIACSDGAFHYLKEQNFPVERLDFISGDFDSHSGNDENIYGNKFIYTPDQDKTDFQKSLEIIKEKGYKTIDVYGGSGGEMDHFLGNLTVAFLFKEDLKITFFDDYSQYYFAPKKVVLNGIKNQLISLYPFPVAKDVTTTGLNWPLNKETLNITTRIGTRNFAKEDTVTIEFQSGDLIIFTGNKDSENFNGILK from the coding sequence ATGACCGATAAAGCCCTTTTATTCATCAATGGAATTCCACCAAAAAACCTACCCGAAATTACTGAATATTCTTTGATTGCCTGTTCAGACGGTGCGTTTCATTATTTAAAGGAACAGAATTTCCCAGTGGAGCGCCTCGATTTTATCTCCGGTGATTTTGATTCGCATTCCGGTAATGATGAAAATATTTATGGAAATAAATTCATCTACACGCCGGATCAGGATAAAACAGATTTTCAAAAGTCTTTAGAAATTATAAAAGAAAAAGGATATAAAACCATCGATGTGTACGGCGGAAGTGGCGGCGAAATGGATCATTTCTTGGGAAATCTAACGGTTGCTTTTTTATTTAAAGAAGACTTGAAAATTACGTTCTTTGATGATTATTCGCAGTATTATTTTGCACCGAAAAAAGTAGTTTTAAACGGCATCAAAAATCAGCTGATTTCACTTTATCCGTTCCCTGTCGCAAAAGATGTAACTACAACCGGTTTAAATTGGCCATTAAATAAGGAAACTTTAAACATTACCACCAGAATTGGAACCCGAAACTTTGCCAAAGAAGATACGGTTACTATTGAATTTCAAAGTGGAGACTTGATTATTTTTACAGGCAATAAAGATTCTGAGAATTTTAACGGAATTTTAAAATAA
- a CDS encoding cob(I)yrinic acid a,c-diamide adenosyltransferase: MKIYTKTGDKGETALYGGTRVSKASARVESYGTIDELNAFIGVAKSEIKDEQVLNQLKKIQFDLFTLGSESATPTDKLTLANGKSRLALMITDTEIEELEHWMDDFEKELEPLQYFILPGGGRSATSLHVCRTVCRRAERSLVFLNESEEVRPELIKYLNRLSDYLFVLARYVSKLNGESEEYWNPNDR, from the coding sequence ATGAAAATATATACCAAGACCGGCGACAAAGGGGAAACGGCACTTTACGGTGGAACCCGAGTTTCCAAAGCCTCTGCCCGAGTTGAATCTTACGGGACCATCGATGAATTAAACGCATTTATAGGCGTCGCGAAAAGTGAAATTAAAGACGAACAGGTTTTAAATCAATTGAAGAAAATACAGTTTGATTTATTCACTCTGGGTTCAGAATCCGCGACACCAACAGATAAATTAACTTTAGCAAACGGAAAATCCCGCTTGGCTTTAATGATTACAGATACTGAAATCGAAGAGCTCGAGCATTGGATGGATGATTTTGAGAAAGAGTTGGAACCGTTGCAATACTTTATTTTGCCGGGTGGCGGAAGATCTGCGACCTCACTTCATGTGTGCAGAACGGTTTGTCGACGCGCAGAACGCAGTTTGGTTTTCCTCAATGAATCTGAAGAAGTGCGGCCGGAATTGATTAAATACCTGAACCGACTTTCCGATTATCTATTTGTTTTGGCTCGTTATGTTTCAAAATTAAATGGGGAATCTGAAGAATACTGGAATCCAAATGACCGATAA
- a CDS encoding alpha/beta hydrolase family protein — translation MKELILKTPDHFPLSVKIFEPEISNGKLLLINSATGVKQQIYFSFAKYLAEKGFTVITYDYRGIGESKPKKMNGFKASMRIWGTVDFKTVTTFIKKEYVGFDQFCLGHSVGALILGMNADSQIFKKFIFVATQDAYLGNLNFKVAVAGLLGFGIALPIMTHFLGYFPANRFGLGESLPKGVAFDWQTLILNKKSTKRLYETNEADFSKNLYQPTFIIHAEDDSWVTQKGMRNLMKTTYPHLKTTYREVKISESDKSEIGHVNFFRSFNRGLWKIVLEQL, via the coding sequence ATGAAAGAACTGATTTTAAAAACACCTGATCATTTTCCACTTTCCGTGAAGATTTTCGAACCAGAAATTTCAAATGGAAAACTCTTGCTCATCAACTCCGCCACAGGAGTGAAACAACAGATTTATTTTTCTTTTGCCAAATATTTAGCGGAAAAAGGCTTTACCGTGATCACCTACGATTATCGTGGAATTGGGGAGTCGAAGCCAAAGAAAATGAATGGCTTCAAAGCGAGTATGCGAATTTGGGGAACTGTAGATTTTAAAACGGTCACTACTTTTATTAAAAAAGAATATGTTGGATTTGATCAATTCTGTCTGGGACATTCGGTGGGTGCGCTAATTCTTGGAATGAATGCGGATTCACAAATTTTTAAAAAATTTATTTTCGTTGCAACGCAAGATGCTTATTTGGGGAATCTGAATTTTAAAGTCGCAGTTGCAGGTTTACTCGGTTTTGGAATCGCGCTTCCGATCATGACTCATTTCCTGGGCTATTTTCCGGCAAACCGTTTTGGCTTAGGTGAATCTTTGCCAAAAGGCGTGGCTTTTGACTGGCAGACTTTAATTTTAAATAAAAAATCCACAAAAAGGCTCTACGAAACCAATGAGGCTGATTTTTCAAAAAATCTGTATCAACCTACGTTTATCATTCATGCCGAAGATGATTCCTGGGTTACCCAAAAAGGAATGCGGAATTTAATGAAAACAACATATCCCCATTTGAAAACAACCTATCGGGAAGTTAAAATTTCAGAATCCGATAAAAGCGAAATTGGTCATGTGAATTTTTTCAGATCTTTTAACAGAGGTCTTTGGAAAATTGTTTTGGAACAACTCTAA
- a CDS encoding ribokinase has translation MNITSEQPKIIVIGSSSIDLVLNTTNPPQPNETVMAEKSESFFGGKGANQAVATSRLGASVYFIGAVGMDPFGQQILRNLVDEGVNVGYVVETEEAATGTAYVVAAKGVNSIVVVPASNYCLKPKHVAEAEKFFATADLILIQLEIPMDVVEYSSQLAKSNGKKLGIYASPAKKLSDEVIENATFIVAKSNELSIIFGDMPREEILRKYPNKLFVRDDTNSTTYFNGTEMKYYRNDHDSVLHKMGMGDAFTSGFAVALCHGNSIDDCVKFGNDVSLKVTKNRGSQSGLPYLKDFEIK, from the coding sequence ATGAATATTACTAGCGAGCAACCAAAGATTATTGTAATTGGCAGTTCTTCTATCGATTTAGTTTTAAATACGACGAATCCGCCCCAGCCAAATGAAACCGTTATGGCGGAAAAGTCTGAAAGTTTTTTTGGTGGCAAAGGAGCCAATCAAGCTGTAGCAACATCGCGGTTAGGAGCAAGCGTTTACTTTATCGGTGCGGTTGGTATGGATCCTTTTGGACAGCAAATTTTACGTAATCTTGTAGATGAAGGCGTAAATGTTGGCTATGTCGTGGAAACGGAAGAGGCAGCAACAGGTACGGCTTATGTAGTGGCAGCAAAAGGAGTGAATTCAATTGTTGTCGTTCCGGCTTCTAATTATTGTCTAAAACCCAAACACGTTGCAGAAGCCGAAAAGTTCTTTGCGACGGCTGACTTAATTTTAATTCAACTGGAAATCCCAATGGATGTGGTGGAATATTCCTCCCAACTGGCAAAAAGTAATGGCAAAAAACTAGGGATTTACGCCTCACCCGCCAAAAAGCTGTCCGATGAAGTGATAGAAAATGCTACTTTCATCGTCGCTAAGAGTAATGAGCTTTCCATAATTTTTGGGGATATGCCACGTGAGGAAATTTTAAGAAAATATCCAAACAAATTATTTGTTCGCGATGATACCAATTCTACCACTTATTTCAATGGTACTGAAATGAAATATTACCGCAACGACCATGATTCTGTATTACACAAAATGGGCATGGGTGACGCTTTTACCTCTGGATTTGCTGTCGCACTTTGTCATGGAAACAGTATTGATGACTGCGTGAAATTTGGAAATGACGTCTCTTTGAAAGTAACCAAGAATCGAGGTTCTCAAAGCGGATTGCCTTATTTAAAAGACTTTGAAATAAAATAA
- a CDS encoding DUF4241 domain-containing protein — MNHLENIKKLFTKNFVESPLIETFEAGNIHLSTGKLVACDPLITSEMPKFSTLFPIGDFQVLVHKERESNCIAYVEIVFSEAAITDWKMATLEGQDIDDLEEGEIYGYPVESGMGCFMDLETQECLNHLEKQLFHRKGADFLGIYEEFFHEHFFQEEGAINQFAFLEPKEDHKGNIFAFETGYGEGFYASYIGFDKNNNAVKVVSEFIEIN, encoded by the coding sequence ATGAATCACCTTGAAAATATAAAGAAGCTTTTTACAAAGAATTTTGTTGAAAGTCCTTTGATTGAAACTTTTGAAGCGGGAAATATTCATTTGTCAACCGGTAAACTGGTAGCCTGCGATCCTTTGATTACAAGTGAGATGCCCAAATTTTCAACGCTTTTTCCCATTGGTGATTTCCAAGTTTTGGTTCATAAAGAAAGAGAAAGCAACTGTATCGCCTACGTTGAAATTGTTTTTAGTGAGGCTGCGATAACCGACTGGAAAATGGCGACGTTGGAAGGTCAGGATATCGATGATCTTGAAGAAGGCGAAATTTATGGTTATCCGGTAGAAAGCGGCATGGGCTGTTTTATGGATTTAGAAACGCAGGAATGTTTAAACCATTTAGAAAAACAATTGTTTCATCGAAAAGGCGCAGATTTTCTGGGTATTTATGAAGAGTTCTTCCATGAACATTTCTTTCAGGAAGAAGGCGCCATCAATCAATTTGCTTTTTTAGAGCCGAAAGAAGACCATAAGGGAAATATTTTCGCTTTTGAAACAGGATATGGTGAAGGATTTTATGCCAGTTATATCGGCTTTGACAAAAATAATAATGCCGTAAAAGTAGTTTCTGAGTTCATCGAAATTAATTAG